One stretch of Cohnella algarum DNA includes these proteins:
- a CDS encoding ABC transporter ATP-binding protein: protein MFTVLRKLGWFFRLHWRRYSVAVVLLAIVGVIDVLPPRMMGTVIDGIHQGTLTREEFVQTLLILIGITVGSYAITYVWMRQLFGGAFLLELLLRRRLMRHFLKMTPTFYERNRTGDLMARSTNDLWAISNTAGFGILTLIDSTLFMLTVLFMMAVLISWELTLAALLPLPLLALLMQTFGKRIHERFMKSQDAFGELNDQVLESVSGVRVVRAYVQEEADRGRFHAKTSEVLAKNIAVAKIDALFEPTNKILVNMSYLIGLCYGGYLVFRNEITLGELVSFNVFLGMLIWPMFAIGELINIMQRGNASLDRVSETLGYRPDVEDGDELVAMEKPGEIAFDNVTFRYPSSVTDNLANVSFTLKPGQTLGIVGRTGSGKTTLLKQLLREYPLGSGEISVSGVPLGKLEIDRLIGWIGYVPQQPILFSRTIRENILFGAERATEEDLRRALERASFAKDIAFLPDGLETLVGEKGVALSGGQKQRVSIARALIANPEILILDDALSAVDAKTEAEIIDGIRTERAGKTTLIATHRLSAVQHAELIVVLDEGRIVESGTHEELLQRGGWYREQYDRQQLEAYVEAS from the coding sequence ATGTTTACGGTATTGCGAAAGCTCGGATGGTTTTTCCGTCTGCACTGGCGCAGGTATTCGGTGGCGGTCGTGCTGCTGGCCATCGTCGGCGTCATCGACGTGCTGCCTCCCCGAATGATGGGGACGGTCATCGACGGCATTCACCAAGGAACGCTTACCCGGGAGGAATTCGTTCAAACGCTGCTCATTCTGATCGGCATCACGGTCGGCAGCTACGCGATTACGTACGTGTGGATGCGGCAGCTGTTCGGCGGGGCGTTTCTGCTGGAGCTGCTGCTGCGCAGAAGGCTCATGCGCCATTTTCTCAAAATGACGCCGACCTTTTACGAGCGCAACCGGACGGGCGATTTGATGGCCCGCTCGACGAACGACTTGTGGGCGATTTCGAATACGGCGGGCTTCGGCATTCTGACGCTGATCGATTCGACGTTGTTCATGCTGACGGTGCTGTTCATGATGGCGGTGCTGATCAGCTGGGAGCTGACGCTGGCGGCGCTGCTGCCGCTGCCGCTGCTCGCGCTGCTCATGCAGACGTTCGGCAAGCGCATCCACGAGCGTTTCATGAAATCGCAGGACGCGTTCGGCGAGCTGAACGACCAGGTGCTCGAATCGGTGTCCGGCGTTCGGGTCGTGCGGGCGTACGTGCAGGAGGAAGCGGACCGCGGCCGGTTTCACGCGAAAACGTCGGAAGTGCTGGCGAAGAACATCGCCGTCGCGAAGATCGACGCGCTGTTCGAGCCGACGAACAAGATTTTGGTCAACATGAGCTATTTGATCGGCCTTTGCTACGGCGGCTACCTGGTGTTCCGCAACGAGATCACGCTCGGCGAGCTCGTATCGTTCAACGTGTTTCTCGGCATGCTCATCTGGCCGATGTTCGCGATCGGCGAGCTGATCAACATCATGCAGCGGGGCAACGCGTCGCTCGACCGGGTATCCGAAACCCTCGGCTATCGGCCGGACGTGGAGGACGGGGACGAGCTCGTCGCGATGGAAAAGCCGGGCGAGATCGCGTTCGACAACGTCACCTTCCGGTATCCGAGCTCGGTGACGGACAATCTCGCGAACGTGTCGTTCACGCTGAAGCCGGGACAGACGCTCGGCATCGTCGGACGCACCGGAAGCGGCAAAACGACGCTGCTCAAGCAGCTGCTGCGCGAATATCCGCTCGGGAGCGGCGAAATCTCGGTGTCCGGCGTGCCGCTGGGCAAGCTGGAAATCGACCGGCTGATCGGCTGGATCGGATACGTGCCGCAGCAGCCGATTTTGTTCTCGCGGACGATTCGCGAAAATATATTGTTCGGGGCGGAACGGGCGACGGAGGAGGACCTTCGGCGGGCGCTGGAGCGGGCTTCGTTCGCGAAGGATATCGCGTTCCTCCCGGACGGCCTGGAGACGCTGGTCGGGGAGAAGGGCGTCGCGCTGTCCGGCGGGCAGAAGCAGCGGGTCAGCATCGCGCGGGCTCTGATCGCGAATCCGGAAATTTTGATTCTGGACGACGCGCTGTCGGCGGTCGACGCGAAGACCGAGGCCGAGATCATCGACGGCATCCGGACGGAACGCGCGGGCAAGACGACGCTGATCGCGACGCACCGGCTGTCGGCGGTTCAGCACGCCGAGCTGATCGTCGTGCTCGACGAGGGCCGGATCGTGGAAAGCGGCACGCACGAGGAGCTGCTGCAGCGAGGAGGCTGGTACCGGGAGCAATACGACCGGCAGCAGCTGGAGGCGTACGTCGAGGCTTCGTAA